The Candidatus Hoaglandella endobia DNA window AGATTTACTAGTTTGGCAGCTTCTTCTTCCACTAATAGCTTCATGGCTTCTTTGATCTTTATTTTACGTGGCTTTTGTTTATGACCTGCAAGATTTTTAAACATCGATTGTAACTGGTTGGTCATCTCCTCCATACCAGGAGGTGCAGTAATTTCTACCCCTATTGGCGCCTCAGCAAGATTTATTTCAATCTTTTTATCGTCTAGTTGGCCTTCACGTAATTTCTTACGAAAGTTTTGGCGCGCGTTGGATAGTTCACTGCTCTCTTCCGGCTGGCCCCAGTTATTTTTAGCTAACGGGATCAATACGTCAAGCACCCGTTCTTCCGCCAGCTCTCCAGCAAGCAAACGATTCTGTTCAATAGATTGAAGGCGTATCATTTTAACCGCCGTATCGGTTAAATCGCGGATAATAGAATCAACTTCTTTACCTACATAGCCGACCTCAGTAAATTTAGTAGCTTCTACTTTGATGAACGGAGCATTAGCTAGTTTTGCTAGGCGACGAGCAATTTCTGTTTTACCGACCCCTGTCGGGCCAATCATAAGAATATTTTTGGGTGTCACTTCATGGCGCAGTGCTTCATCATCTATTTGCATGCGACGCCAGCGGTTCCGTAACGCGATAGCTACTGCTCTCTTAGCGTTGTGTTGGCCTACGATATAACTATTAAGTTCACTAACTATTTTTTTTGGAGTTATTGCAGACATGTTCATAGCCTTACTTTTTAGACGTTAATTCTTCAATGGTGTAGCAATGGTTAGTATATATACAGATATCAGCTGCAATTTCCAACGATTTTTCGACTATCTTGCGAGCGCCAAAATCAGTATTTTCTAACAGAGCTCGCGCCGCAGACTGCGCATATGGACCGCCAGAACCTATAGCAATAAGATCATTTTCTGGCTGTATAACGTCACCATTACCGCTAATAATAAGTGAGTCTTTTTCATTAGCCACCGCTAGCAGCGCTTCTAGACGACGCAGCATACGATCAGTACGCCAGTCTTTAGCTAATTCAACAGCAGCTTTAAGTAAGTAGCCCTGATGAACTTCTAGTTTCCGTTCAAATAGTTCAAATAGAGTAAAAGCATCTGCAGTGCCGCCGGCGAAACCTGCTATTACTTTTTCATTAGATAGTCGACGGACTTTACGCACGTTACCCTTCATAACGGTATTACCCAGAGTAGCCTGTCCATCACCACCGATAACAATATGCCCATTGCGGCGTACACTGAGGATTGTTGTCACGATCAACCCCTTAACTGGGAATAGTAATCATAATAATTAGTGCCCCGCGTAAATAACACTGAGTAACGATGCCTACTAAATAGGGCAACATTATGAAATTTCAACCCTTCCTGCAGTAAACGGTAACCTAATAACCTAGTAAAATTTTAGTAGAAGTTTTTCGATGCTGGTATTGTCGGCATAGTGGGTAACTCTAGAGATAATTATGAATCGATCGCCTATAACTAGTTATTCTTTTTAACCGCGCCATTCTTAGGGCTTTACCGGATAAAATTAGTCTAACCGGCGGTATTCGGCACAGTAACTAGCTGTTCGGCTAGTGGTGGTTTAGTGAGGATCAATTATCAAGCTACTCATCTTTCTAGCTCTTTGAGATAACGCCAGTGTTCTTTTAGTTTGAGCGGCAAACTGTTTCTAGCAGCTTGCTTGCTACGGTTTGGCATGACGATTTCCGCCTCTTTTTTACGTATGATGCTACAATAAAAACTACTGATCAAAGTCATCAATACGACGGCAACAATTGAGAGCATCAATTTGAACATGCCGAAAAAAAAGGAACATTTTTTTCTATACAAGCTGCTTTTTTTTCGTTTAGTTCTCGAGAACTTATCGAGGCTTACATAGTCTTTTTGTGCCACTATCGTTTTACGAACATTTAGATATTCTTCAGTTTTATTACTGCAGTTTAAAGTTTAATTAGCCTCATGCAAGTTAGGGATTGTGGTTGCAAATATTACAACAGCTATTAGCTTAGCTGTCGACAGGATCCACATCTAGCGACCATTTCACTTTACGTGATTGGGATATCTTACTAACCAACGGTAAATTGGCGGCTAGCAGGCGTTGCAGCTGCTGACGTGAGGGATGAGAGAGGAGTAACTGCCAGAGATAACGCCCACCGCGCTTAGGAGCTAGCGCAGGAATCGGTCCCATCAACCACAGGTCGTTATCGCGCAGTGGGCTGGCTTCCAGCAGTTGACTTAATTGCTCTAAAAATAACTTCGCCTGTATGTTGTCGTGATCATCAGCACGAAATAGCATATGACTGGTGAAAGGAGGTAAGCCAGCCTGGCGACGTTCTTCTAAAGTAGAATCAGCAAATGCCATATAGTCTTGATGCATCAACTTTTGTATGAGAGGATGCTCTGGGTGGTGCGTTTGCAATACTACTTCCCCTTGTTTGCTAGCGCGTCCGGCGCGACCGGAAACCTGGGTGTAAAGTTGGGCAAAGCGTTCAGCAGCTCGGAAATCTCCTGAAAAAAGCGCACTATCTACGTTCAGCAGCGATACCAGCGTTATATTAGGAAAATGGTGTCCCTTAGCTAATATTTGAGTACCGATTAAAATACTTGCGCCGCCGCGTTGCACTTGGGCTAGATAATCCTCTAGTGCGCCTTTGCTCGCCGTACTGTCTCGGTCGATGCGTATTATCGGCACGTTAGGAAAAAGAGGGGGTAACGCAGCTTCAAGCTGTTCAGTACCTAATCCCACCGCCACAAGCTGCGTGGATCCGCATTGGGGACATTGATGTTGCAGCGGGCGTTGGCTATAGCAGTGATGACAGTGCAACTGGCGTTGATGCTGATGTAAGGTAAAATAGCGATCGCAGCGCGTGCATTCAGCTATCCAACCGCATTCGTGACATAAAAGCACCGGCGCGAAACCACGCCGGTTGAGAAAAAGCATAACTTGATTACCTGCTTTTAAATGCTCACGCATTTTTGTTAGCAGAGGGGATGATAGACCGTGCTTCATTGGTAGCCCTTTCATATTCAGTAATTGCTGACTAGCTGGTCTGGCGCTACCGGCAGCTTGACCCAGGTTAAGCTGCCGGTATTTTTTTAGCTGCACATTATATAAAGTTTCAAGCGATGGAGTAGCGGTGCCAAGAATAATCGGTATCCCCTCTTCACGAGCGCGAACAACTGCTAGATCTCGAGCGTTATATCGCCAGCCGTCACTCTGTTTATATGAAATGTCGTGCTCCTCGTCAATGACGATGATTCCTAGTCGAGCGAAGGGCGTAAACAGTGCTGAACGGGTACCAATGACGATGGCGTTTTCGCCGCGCTGCGCTTTTAGCCATACAGTTAACCGTTCGGTGTCGTTAAGCCCCGAATGTAACACCTCAACCGGAGCATTAAAACGCTCACGAAAGCGTGCGATAGTTTGCGGCGTTAGACTAATTTCTGGCACAAGTACCAGTGCTTGTTTACCTTTAGCTAATATAGCTTCCAGCGCAGTAAGATAAATTTCAGTTTTACCAGAGCCAGTTACGCCAGCTAGTAGCCAGACGACAAACCGGTCATCTTCACTGCGTATAGTACTGACCGCGGTAGCCTGCTCGGTATTGAGCTGCTGACGTTCTCCATGAACGCGAAATGCGTACCGCCAATCTTTAGTTTCCGGCACCTCCGGCCGGAGAACACATAAACCCTTAACGCACAGCGCCTGCAGTGTAGCATCGACTAATTGCAGTTCGCACATCCGGTGGCGATAAACAGGGCCGCGTAGCAGGGCAGCAAGCGCTCGTTGCTGTTTAGGCGCTCGCTTTAAAACTTCTGGTAAAGTCGCGCGTCCCTGTTCTGTAACTAACCATTGCCACAATGGTGCTATTTCTGCGGACTTGCCCTGCCGAAGCAATGTCGGCAGGGCGTGGAAAAGCACCTCGCCGGCTGGATAATGATAATATCCTATTGACCAATTAAGTATGCGCCAGAGATTATCGGAGAATAGTGACTGTCTATCTATCACCTCACTAATAGGTTTTAACTTCTCCCATGCTAGTTTACTTTGCGCACTAATGGCGGTGACGATACCGATGATATTGCGCTGTCCGAACGGAACCAGCACTCGTCCTCCTATCACCGGATGGGGGGCGTTATTTGGTAGGAAATATTCGAAAGTTCGAGGTAGTGGTACTGGTAGCGCGACGTTTGCAACTGGCATGTCTCGCCTCTATATATGTTGTTTTAAAAACGCTGTTAGCGTATACGTTATTATCTCTAATACGGTATTATCTAATAATAGATGTATAGTTTACGTTTGCAAAAAAATATATTGTTTTGTATAGTTAACAACTATAGGTGACATAAAGTTAATTAATTATTAATTTATTGCGTTATGTCGATCATAATAAAAATAATTATGCAGGCCTTTTCCATGCAGAAAAATATCCACCCAAAATACGTTAATATTACAGTAACCTGTTCTTGCTGTAACGTCATTCATACCTACTCTACCGTGGGTCATGATTTAAACATAGACGTGTGTAGTGCATGCCATCCGTTCTACACCGGGAAACAACGCGTCGTTAATACTGGCGGTCGTGTTAATTTTTTCAAGAGTCGATTCAATATTCCAGTAAGTAAAAAATAATTGCCCTAACATTACTGCTATTTATCGCATAGCTACATACAAGCAATTGTAAATTTATTTAGTAAATACCTAACAATGGTAGGTATTGGCATAACTAATCAGTGGTACCAGAAAATTTATACTTGCAACAAGCGCATTTTTAAATTTAGAAGATAGGAGAATAGTTGATGGCACTTTGGGGAGGAAGATTCAGCCAGATGGTTGATCAAAAGTTTAAATCTTTTAACGATTCTTTAAGGTTTGATTATCGTTTGGCCGAGCAGGATATCATCGGTTCGGTAGCCTGGTCGCGTGCCTTAGTTACTGTAGGTATTTTGAGTGAGCTGGAGCAGCAGCAGCTTGCACATGCTCTAAATCTTCTGCTTGAAGAAGTTCGTGCAGCGCCTGAAGCTATTCTTGCAAGCGACGCAGAAGATATTCATAGCTGGGTCGAGCAACGCCTAATCGAGAAGGTTGGCAATTTAGGTAAGAAATTACACACTGGGCGCAGCCGTAATGATCAAGTTGCGACTGATTTAAAACTGTGGTGTAAGATACAGATCGCTAACTTGCTTAGCGCGCTGCGGCAATTGCAGCAGGTACTGGTATTGACTGCGCAAGCTAATAAGGATGTAATCATGCCCGGCTATACACATTTGCAGCGTGCGCAGCCGGTAACTTTTGCCCATTGGTGTTTAGCCTATAACGAGATGTTGTCACGTGATGAAAGTCGACTACAGGATACGCTGAAGCGGCTAGATGTTAGTCCACTAGGCGCTGGCGCGCTAGCCGGTACCGCTTATGCTATTGACCGCGAACAGCTAGCCGGCTGGCTGGGATTTGCCACTACAACACGCAATAGCTTAGATAGCGTTTCTGATCGCGATCATGTCCTGGAACTTCTGTCAGACGCTGCTATTGGCATGATACATCTCTCGCGTTTTGCTGAAGATTTAATTTTCTTCAACACCGGTGAAGCTGGATTTATCGAATTATCGGATCGTGTTACTTCTGGCTCATCACTTATGCCACAAAAGAAAAACCCCGACGCTCTGGAACTAATCCGCGGTAAATGCGGCCGGGTTCAAGGGGCTTTAATTGGCATGATGATGACGTTAAAAGGGTTACCGCTAGCCTATAACAAGGATATGCAAGAAGATAAAGCAGGATTATTTGACGCACTAGACACGTGGCTGGATTGCATGCATATAGCGGCGTTGGTGCTTGATGATATTCAGTTAAAACGGTCACGCTGCTGTGAAGCAGCGCAACAGGGATATGCCAATGCAACCGAATTAGCAGATTATCTGGTAGCGCGGGGTATTCCTTTCCGGGAGGCTCACCATATTGTTGGCAAGGCGGTCGTTGAGGCTATCCGCCAGAAACTGCCATTGGAGGCGTTGACTCTGGCACAATTGCAAACCTTTAGCCCTGTTATAGGCGATGATGTATACTCTATACTGACGTTAACATCCTGCTTAGCGCAGCGTAATGTAAAAGGCGGCGTAGCGCCTAATCAGGTATCACAAGCTATCATTGATGCTAAACAGCGTCTGATGATATAATTATGATGATATAATAATGCAAGTAAAGTTACTTGGTTACCCGTGCGGCTGATTTAGCGGTAGTTTTTAGTGCCCCTTTTGACTCGGGATACGTACTCACCAGAGCGGGTATCTACTTTAATTACTTCTCCTATTTGCAAAAATAGTGGTACTCTAACTACCGCACCAGTTATTAGTATAGCTAGTTTACTGCTATTGCTAACGGTATCACCCTTAATACCTAGGTCAGTATCAATAATTTCTATTTCAACAAAGTTAGGCGGCGTTACGATGATAGGTTGACCGTTCCATAATGTTAATATACATTCAACTTGTGCTACTAGCCATTTATAATTGGCGCCAATCGCTTTAGCATTAGCAGCCAGCTGTTCAAAATTATTTGGATCAATAAAATACCAAATTTTACCATTATTATATAAATAAGTTAGGCTAATATCTATTAGATCAGCAGCTTCCACAGAACTACCAGACTTAAAATTTTTTTCTAGTACTTTACTGGAAAGTAGTTTCCGCAGTCTAACTCGATTGAATGCATGACCTTTACCTGGCTTTACGAATTCATTATCAATAATCGCGCATGGCTCGCCATCTTGCATTATTTTAAGACCTGAACGAAATTCCTTGGTATTATAGACTACCATAGTAGTCCTCTTATTACTCTATGGCTAACTACTAAATATAAGCACTACCCCCCTAATTTAGGGGGGTAATATGTTACCAACAAAAACATTATGATAATGCGGAATGATTACATCATTCCGCCCATGCCACCCATGTTACCTGCACTTCCGCCTAGATCTGGCTTGTCTTCCTTTGGCAGGTCAGTTACCATACATTCAGTGGTAATCATCAGCCCTGCAATCGAAGCCGCATACTGTAGCGCGGAGCGTGTTACCTTAGTTGGATCCAAGATACCCATGTCTATCATATTACCATACTTTTCGGTAGCCGCGTTGTAACCAGTATTACCTTCGCCTGCTTTTACTTTATTAGCTATTACGGATGGCTCCTCAC harbors:
- the hslU gene encoding HslU--HslV peptidase ATPase subunit; the encoded protein is MSAITPKKIVSELNSYIVGQHNAKRAVAIALRNRWRRMQIDDEALRHEVTPKNILMIGPTGVGKTEIARRLAKLANAPFIKVEATKFTEVGYVGKEVDSIIRDLTDTAVKMIRLQSIEQNRLLAGELAEERVLDVLIPLAKNNWGQPEESSELSNARQNFRKKLREGQLDDKKIEINLAEAPIGVEITAPPGMEEMTNQLQSMFKNLAGHKQKPRKIKIKEAMKLLVEEEAAKLVNLEELKAKAIEAVEQHGIVFIDEIDKICKRGEVSGPDISREGVQRDLLPLVEGCTISTKHGMVKTDHILFIASGAFQVSSPSDLIPEMQGRLPIRVELEALTTEDFERILTEPSASLTRQYIALMATEGVNINFTEDGIKRIAEAAWQVNERTENIGARRLHTVLERLMEEISYDASEWNGKTISIDVNYVRSHLDELVSDEDLSRFIL
- the hslV gene encoding ATP-dependent protease subunit HslV, producing MTTILSVRRNGHIVIGGDGQATLGNTVMKGNVRKVRRLSNEKVIAGFAGGTADAFTLFELFERKLEVHQGYLLKAAVELAKDWRTDRMLRRLEALLAVANEKDSLIISGNGDVIQPENDLIAIGSGGPYAQSAARALLENTDFGARKIVEKSLEIAADICIYTNHCYTIEELTSKK
- the priA gene encoding primosomal protein N'; its protein translation is MPVANVALPVPLPRTFEYFLPNNAPHPVIGGRVLVPFGQRNIIGIVTAISAQSKLAWEKLKPISEVIDRQSLFSDNLWRILNWSIGYYHYPAGEVLFHALPTLLRQGKSAEIAPLWQWLVTEQGRATLPEVLKRAPKQQRALAALLRGPVYRHRMCELQLVDATLQALCVKGLCVLRPEVPETKDWRYAFRVHGERQQLNTEQATAVSTIRSEDDRFVVWLLAGVTGSGKTEIYLTALEAILAKGKQALVLVPEISLTPQTIARFRERFNAPVEVLHSGLNDTERLTVWLKAQRGENAIVIGTRSALFTPFARLGIIVIDEEHDISYKQSDGWRYNARDLAVVRAREEGIPIILGTATPSLETLYNVQLKKYRQLNLGQAAGSARPASQQLLNMKGLPMKHGLSSPLLTKMREHLKAGNQVMLFLNRRGFAPVLLCHECGWIAECTRCDRYFTLHQHQRQLHCHHCYSQRPLQHQCPQCGSTQLVAVGLGTEQLEAALPPLFPNVPIIRIDRDSTASKGALEDYLAQVQRGGASILIGTQILAKGHHFPNITLVSLLNVDSALFSGDFRAAERFAQLYTQVSGRAGRASKQGEVVLQTHHPEHPLIQKLMHQDYMAFADSTLEERRQAGLPPFTSHMLFRADDHDNIQAKLFLEQLSQLLEASPLRDNDLWLMGPIPALAPKRGGRYLWQLLLSHPSRQQLQRLLAANLPLVSKISQSRKVKWSLDVDPVDS
- the rpmE gene encoding 50S ribosomal protein L31 codes for the protein MQKNIHPKYVNITVTCSCCNVIHTYSTVGHDLNIDVCSACHPFYTGKQRVVNTGGRVNFFKSRFNIPVSKK
- the argH gene encoding argininosuccinate lyase, yielding MALWGGRFSQMVDQKFKSFNDSLRFDYRLAEQDIIGSVAWSRALVTVGILSELEQQQLAHALNLLLEEVRAAPEAILASDAEDIHSWVEQRLIEKVGNLGKKLHTGRSRNDQVATDLKLWCKIQIANLLSALRQLQQVLVLTAQANKDVIMPGYTHLQRAQPVTFAHWCLAYNEMLSRDESRLQDTLKRLDVSPLGAGALAGTAYAIDREQLAGWLGFATTTRNSLDSVSDRDHVLELLSDAAIGMIHLSRFAEDLIFFNTGEAGFIELSDRVTSGSSLMPQKKNPDALELIRGKCGRVQGALIGMMMTLKGLPLAYNKDMQEDKAGLFDALDTWLDCMHIAALVLDDIQLKRSRCCEAAQQGYANATELADYLVARGIPFREAHHIVGKAVVEAIRQKLPLEALTLAQLQTFSPVIGDDVYSILTLTSCLAQRNVKGGVAPNQVSQAIIDAKQRLMI
- the efp gene encoding elongation factor P; the protein is MVVYNTKEFRSGLKIMQDGEPCAIIDNEFVKPGKGHAFNRVRLRKLLSSKVLEKNFKSGSSVEAADLIDISLTYLYNNGKIWYFIDPNNFEQLAANAKAIGANYKWLVAQVECILTLWNGQPIIVTPPNFVEIEIIDTDLGIKGDTVSNSSKLAILITGAVVRVPLFLQIGEVIKVDTRSGEYVSRVKRGTKNYR